One candidate division WOR-1 bacterium RIFOXYB2_FULL_36_35 DNA segment encodes these proteins:
- a CDS encoding DNA topoisomerase I, which translates to MKSLVIVESPAKAKTLEKFLGKDFKVLACAGHVRDLPKSKLGVNIENNFEPTYIPIKGKGKILKTLKTAAEKVAVIYLAPDPDREGEAIAWHLKFLLDSDSKIKRIEFNEITKEAVTNAVKHPRKIDIRRVDAQQARRVLDRLVGYKLSPLLWKKVRRGLSAGRVQSIAVKLICERENEIKAFKPQEYWSIEASLNSDKGEDSNRRFFQAKYFSKEIIPDENSAQKITSESKNSQFIVKDIQKKEQKRNPSPPFITSTLQQDAARKLGFSAGKTMSIAQQLYEEGHITYMRTDSVRIAKEAIDAVRNYIDSTFGPNFMPDKPRFFKTKKSAQDAHEAIRPTVIANIPNTIKETLTEDQLKLYTLIWNRFVACQMNPAIMDRTTIDISAGEHIFRATGSVIKFAGFIQLYFESMEEKEEKEEQEERIILPDLLIGDILNLEKIEPKQHFTEPPPRFNEASLIKELEARGIGRPSTYAPTLHTIETRGYVLREQRTFFPTELGQTITKLLDEFFPEIMDYQFTAHMEDELDDILTGKMDYVSILKEFYGPFEKNLKIAGEKMKKLNQDIPTDEKCPTCGKALVIKTGRYGKFKACLGFPDCKYTKAIVQSLNIKCPREGCDGEILVRRTRKGKIFYSCSKYPTCKEAFWDKPTGEYCPKCGKPLVEKFTKSKIYIKCSNKECDFKEDKQPEENTETTK; encoded by the coding sequence ATGAAAAGCCTTGTAATCGTTGAATCACCTGCAAAAGCAAAGACTTTGGAGAAATTCTTGGGTAAAGATTTTAAAGTATTGGCTTGCGCAGGTCATGTTAGAGATCTCCCAAAAAGCAAACTTGGGGTAAATATTGAGAACAACTTTGAACCCACGTATATTCCCATAAAAGGAAAAGGGAAAATATTAAAAACCCTTAAAACCGCGGCAGAAAAGGTTGCTGTAATTTACCTTGCGCCAGATCCGGACCGTGAAGGAGAAGCAATTGCCTGGCATCTTAAATTTTTACTTGACTCCGACAGCAAAATCAAGAGAATAGAGTTTAATGAAATTACAAAAGAAGCGGTAACAAACGCGGTAAAACATCCAAGAAAAATAGATATAAGACGAGTTGACGCTCAGCAGGCAAGACGTGTTTTAGACAGACTTGTCGGATATAAACTCTCTCCTCTTTTATGGAAAAAAGTAAGAAGAGGATTGTCGGCAGGCCGCGTTCAATCAATTGCCGTAAAATTAATTTGTGAGCGGGAAAATGAGATCAAAGCATTCAAACCTCAAGAATATTGGAGCATTGAAGCCTCTTTAAATTCCGACAAAGGTGAAGATTCGAATCGTCGCTTTTTTCAAGCCAAATATTTTTCAAAAGAGATCATTCCTGATGAAAATTCCGCGCAAAAAATAACATCCGAATCTAAGAACAGCCAGTTTATAGTCAAAGATATCCAGAAAAAAGAACAAAAAAGAAACCCATCCCCTCCATTTATCACATCTACGCTTCAGCAGGATGCCGCAAGAAAGCTGGGTTTTTCCGCAGGAAAAACAATGTCCATCGCACAGCAACTCTATGAAGAAGGACATATAACCTATATGCGAACAGACTCTGTTCGTATTGCAAAAGAAGCAATTGATGCTGTCAGAAATTACATCGATTCAACCTTCGGCCCCAATTTTATGCCAGACAAACCTAGGTTTTTCAAAACAAAAAAATCAGCGCAGGATGCACATGAGGCCATACGCCCAACAGTCATTGCAAATATACCAAACACAATCAAAGAGACTTTAACGGAAGACCAATTAAAACTTTATACTCTTATATGGAACAGGTTTGTCGCATGTCAGATGAATCCCGCAATAATGGATAGAACGACAATAGATATAAGCGCCGGAGAACATATCTTCAGAGCAACAGGATCCGTAATCAAATTTGCGGGTTTTATACAACTATATTTTGAATCGATGGAAGAAAAAGAGGAAAAAGAGGAACAGGAGGAAAGGATAATTCTGCCTGATCTTTTAATCGGAGACATATTGAATCTGGAAAAAATCGAGCCAAAACAACATTTCACGGAACCACCTCCGCGATTTAACGAAGCTTCACTTATCAAAGAATTGGAAGCAAGGGGAATCGGACGTCCTTCAACATATGCGCCAACGCTACATACAATAGAAACAAGAGGGTATGTATTAAGAGAACAAAGAACTTTTTTCCCTACCGAACTTGGACAAACAATTACAAAACTTCTTGATGAATTTTTTCCGGAAATTATGGACTACCAGTTTACGGCGCATATGGAAGACGAATTAGATGACATACTAACCGGCAAAATGGATTATGTCTCAATTCTTAAAGAATTTTACGGGCCTTTTGAAAAAAATTTAAAAATTGCAGGCGAAAAGATGAAGAAACTTAATCAGGATATTCCCACAGATGAAAAATGCCCCACCTGTGGAAAAGCTCTAGTCATAAAAACAGGTAGATACGGTAAATTTAAAGCTTGCTTGGGGTTCCCGGATTGCAAATACACAAAAGCAATAGTTCAAAGCTTAAACATAAAATGTCCAAGGGAAGGTTGTGACGGAGAAATACTGGTCAGAAGAACAAGAAAAGGAAAAATCTTTTATTCTTGCAGCAAATATCCAACATGCAAAGAAGCTTTTTGGGATAAACCGACTGGAGAATATTGCCCTAAATGCGGAAAACCACTTGTAGAAAAATTTACAAAGAGTAAAATATACATAAAATGCAGCAACAAAGAATGCGACTTCAAAGAAGACAAACAACCGGAAGAAAACACAGAAACAACAAAATAA